atggggaaagggaaataatcAGACATTTTCAGGACTACTAGACACTGGCTCAGAGCTGACGTTGATTCTAGGGGATGCAAAacatcattgtggtcctccagttagaGTACAGGTTTATGGAGGttaggtaattaatggagttttagctcagttTCAACTTACAGTAggtccagtgggtccccagaCTCATCCTATGGTCATTTCCCCAgcgccagaatgcataattggcatagccATACTTAGTAGCTGGGAGAATCTCCACATTGGTTCCCTGACTGATAGGGTGGGGACTATCATgatgggaaaggccaaatggaaaccattagagctgcctctacctaggaaaactagtaaatcaaaaacaatattgcatccctgAAGAGATtgtggagattagtgccaccatcaaggacttcaAAGAtacaggggtggtgattcccaccacatccccattcagCCCTCCAATTTGGCCTGTGTGGAAGACAGAtcgatcttggagaatgacagcaGATTATTATAAGCTTAGCCAATTAGTGACTCCaactgcagctgctgtaccagatgtggtttcactgcttgagcaaattaacacaattCGTGGTACTTTTATGTAGCCATTGACTTGGaaaatgcctttttctctatTCCTGTCCCTAGGGCCTACCGGATGCAATTAGCCTTCAGTTGACAAGGCCaacaatatacctttactgtcctacctcaggggtatatcaactctccagctttgtgtcataatccTGTTCAAAGAGACCTTGATCGCTTTTCGCCTCCACAAGATATCTCATTGGTCTGTTACATTGATGACATTGTGCTGATcagatccagtgagcaagaagtagcaaacacaatGCACTTATTAGTGAGACATTTGCATggcagaggatgggaaataaattcaACTAAGATTGAGAGAACTACTACcttagtaaaatttctaggggctCAGTAGCGTGGGGTCTGTCGAGATATTCCTTCTatggtgaaggataagttgccgcatttggcccctcctacaaccaagaaagaggcacaatgcctagtagacatatttggattttggaggcaacacattcctcatttatTATTCACTCGGCCCATTTATCACGTAACCTGAAAGGCTGACAGTTTTGACTGGGgtacagaacaggagaaggctcttgGAAGCAACAGATCCaagctgctgtgcaagctgctctgcgcttgggccatatgatccagcagatccaatggtgcttgaggtgtcagtggcaaacagggatgctgtttggagcacCTGGCAGGCCACCATAGGTGAATCATAGCAGAGgtctctaggattttggagcaaggctctgccatcttctgcagataactactctccatttcagagacagctcttggcctgttactgggctttggtggaaactgaccttttgactatgggtcatcaagtcaccctGAGACCTGAACTGCctgtcatgaactgggtgctttctgccCTATCTAGCCATAATATGGGTCATGCATAGCAGCATTCCATCATAAAAAGAAGTGGTATATACATGATCCGGCTCAAGCAGGTcatgaaggcacaagtaagttacatggaAATGGCTCAAATGCTCATGGTCTttactcctgccaccctgccttctctcccccagcctgcaccaatGTCCTCATGAGGAGTTCCCTGTGCTCAGTtgacaaaggaagagaagactagggcctggttcacagatggttctgcacgatatgcaggcaccacccaaaagtggacagctgcagcactatagcccctttctaggacatctcAGAAGGACAGAGgtgaaatcttcccagtgggcagaacttcgagcaatgcacctggttgtgcactttgcatggaaggagaaatggccagatatgCGATtatgattcatgggctgtagagaatggtttggctggatgatCAGGGACTTGGAataagcatgattggaaaatcagtgacaaagaaatttggggaagaggtatgtggatggacctctctgagtggtcaaaaactgtgaagatatttgtatcccatgtgagtgctcaccaaagggtgacctcagcagaagattttaataatcaagtggataggattacccgttctgtggacaccactcagcctctttccccagccacctctGTCATTGCCCAACAGGCTCATGAACAAAGTgaccatggtggcagggatggaggttatgcatgggctcagcaacatggacatccactcaccaaggctgacctggctacggcCACTGCTGAATGCCCACTTTCCCAACAGCAGAGacaacactgagccctcaatatggGACCATTCTTCAAGGTGATCAACCAGCTACCTGGTGGAaagttgattatattggacctctccCATCATGGAAAGGGATGAGGTTGATCCTAACTGGAATAGACAGttactctggatatgggtttacctatcctgcatgcaatgcttctgccaagactaccgtCCATgcactcacagaatgccttatccaccatcatggtattccacacagcattgcctctgaccaaggcactcactttattgCTAAAGAAGTGTGGAAGTGGGCTTGTGCTCAAAGAATTCACTGATCTTACTATGTTCTCCATCATCCTGAAGtagctggattgatagaacagtggaatggccttttgaagtcacaattacaatacCAACTAAGTGataatactttgcagggctggggcaaaattCTCCAGAAGgatgtgtatgctctgaatcagcatccaatatatggtactgtctctcccatagccaggattcacaggtccaggaatcaaggggtggaagtggaagtggaagtggcaccactcaccatcacccctagtaatccactagcaaaatttttgcttcctgttcccacgacactatgttctgctggcctagaggtctttgTTCCACAGGGAGAAACACTGCCATCAGGAGACATAACAAAAGTTCCATTAAACTGGATGTTAAAATcaccacctggacactttgggctcctcctaccatTAAGTCAACAGGCCAAGatggagttacagtgttggctggggtaaTTGACCCAGagtatcaagatgaaatcagtctactactccacaatgaaGGTAAGGAAGAGTACGAATGGAATACTggagatccattagggtgtctcttagtattaccatgccccgtgattaaggtcaatgggaaactacaacaacccaatccaggcaggacgacaaatggcccagacccttcaggaatgaacgctggggtcactccaccaggaaaaaaaaccatgacctgctgaggtgcttgctgaaagcaaagggaatacagaatgggtagtcatcaataccagctatgaccatgtAACCAGCTACAAAAAGACGACTGTAATTTTCATCAGTATTTactccttttgttaaaaacatgtttgtgcatgtatacacttgtactaagaaaaagtttcattttatttcctttttcctttatcacatGACATAGGATTTACTTACTTCATATAAGCATTTAAGTGCTGTTAACTTTATAATAGCATTTGGATTGGGGCTTGGTTCATTTCTGGTTTTAGGAAGGATAGTTatattatgttaggtgtaattatgaccttattattgtctttatttgaagattatatacgatctcaggagatgtgcatgggttcaagttgacaaggggtggatttGTGATGATTAATACCAAGTGTctacttgattggattgaaggaagcaaagtattgatcctggatgtgtctgtgagggtgttgccaaagaagaTTACTATTTGAGTCAgcgggctgggaaaggcagacccacccatAATCTGGGTGGGccccatctaatcagctgccagtgaatataaagcagcagaaaaatataaaaaggctagactggcttaACCTCCCTGTCTCTATCTTTCTCCCgtgctagatgcttcctgccctcaaacactggactccaagttcttcagctttggggcttggactggcttccctgctcctcaacttgcagacagcctgttgcaggaccttgtgatcatgtgatttaatactccttaataaacttccatatatatatatatatatctcctattagttctgttcctctagagaaccctgactaatacaggccCTCACTTCTTTgtatttcacacacacatataattaacACTGAATGTGGGCTGGCACCCATGTGACTAATAGAACACAGTGGAAGTTCAATGAATTGGTAAACACCTACTATATTGCAGGCACTCTTAAAAGCAATGAGGAGACCATAATAAAATATACCACAAATTAGTGAGTGCAGAAGTAGGAATGGTAACATTCTACATTTTATCATGTGACAATTTTGATGAGATGTACATTACTggggaaaaaatttaaatctggTATATCTTTAATATGAGCAATACTTATTACTTCTGACCCAGAATAATGCTCTATACTTAGCAGGCACTCTGTAAATGTTCATTGAATTAAATTGATTTGGCCATAGAGATCTTTCTGAATATGTCAATTAAATTACAAATaggataaatgaaaaagaattatattCTTCACTGAGCATTGGGATTTACACACTGCACTTTATTTACTTACTGCCAATAAATTTGTAACTTCCTAGTCTTTGTACACTTCTATGATTTCATACCCATACAGAGTAAATGGAAGCAGGCCAGTACCTCAGATGTCAGGTTGATAACAGCTCCCTGGAATGCTACTAATTCTGGAACTAGTCAAGTAGTTTTTCACATTTGAGTATAGATCATTCCTATCATATATCgtgtttgttggctatttgcTGACAATGATGTGACCTTTTCTAAAaaggacaataataataatggcaattaGTACTGGGtagagaaatcaataaaaatattatacacatacacacacacactacaggaTTTAAATAGAATTGCATTAGCAAATAAATCATAAACTTCCTACGTAGGTAAATTTGAGCAAGTTAAATTGGTTTCCTTAGATGTATATTAAACTCAAGAGCTGAAGAAAATGTTCTGGTCCCAATTTACCTAGTTTGTTCTACCTTGAGAAATTAACACACTGTATGCCTTGTTAATATATAAGTATGCCccatataattatatgtatatataatccatacacacacacacacacacacacacacatattgacTAGAAGCCTACAGTAGCAAGGACTTGCAAAATATTAAGTGACTGAAAAAGTCATAGAAGTGAAAATTAATGTATGCTATTTTTAAGCACTTAGTAATGATATGCATGAAGaggtaaaaagaaattttttaaattacagaacaTACTAAATTAGAAGTGTTACCAGTGCCAAGAAGGAAAGAGCAatcataaagaaggaaaaataaagattagacATATGGGGCAAGAAATAACAAGATGAGATGAAGTTGAGAAGTACAAAGtgatacataaaaaataataatttagaatataaacCTACTACAGTGGAGAGAGATAATTAGAAAattgcaagaaagaaaagattggGCAACAAAATGGACAGTGAACTGAATGAGAACAATAAGGTAACATTAGAAAACATTGGAAAAGTATCATCGGCTTGCATATGAAATAACTCATTATAGATTATTAAATTATAGTATGTGATTCTACATAGTATGTGTCATCTTTCTGTATGTGCAGGTAACtgtgctttacatatattgtaATCTCTGTAGACAGCACGCGGATTATTAGggagaaaaccaaaaaataaaaacgaaaatttagaaaatcatttttaaaagtattttaagtcTGGGATACAAAAATAGCAAAATCTTGAAATTCATGAGTCTTGAGACTTTTCAAGCATTAGGAAAGCATATAATTTACCTCTTAAATGCAGTACAGCAGTTTCTTCAGTGTTAATGTAGAAAGTGACAATGCTACAGTGAGATTCAGAGAGTAACCACACTTTCTCCCACACTCACTAATGACTCAGTCCCTAAATCCAGTGTCATGATTCTAATCTGCGACTCAGTAAAGTGGCAAATTATAAATAACAATATGTGATCCACCTCTAGGGTCATATGCAGGTAGTTTTACCTGGTAAATATCAACATTTATACTAAAATATACTGGTGTAATTATCTGAATGCAAACTTGCAGCTCCGgactttgtattttaataaacatcCAAAAATATTTGGGTACAAATAGCCCTTAGCCTACAGAagtggttaatattaagtgtatAATTCTAATGAGATACACTATGCTTTGATCCAATGATAGCAAATAGAATGATACAGCACCTTCCAGGGATAACAAATTGGCCATTCAATTACGTGTGAGCTGAAAACAAAACTAGCATGTTGTATAATAAAGACATTCCTAAAGGTTTTAGTCTAACTGTAAGACAAGGAAAGAGAATAATGGCCTCTCAAGTTGACTTTTAAATCCGGATTTTCATAATAGTACAGATTATCACTGTAAGAGagttcagactttttttttttactttttaaactgaaaagcaaaaacgCTTTATATGTATTATCGTATAGGAAACCATACTTCTTTAGCAGAACTAGTAATAATTATGGTTCTAAAGATTGACTTGTAGTCTTTCATCAATTATAAAATCAAACACCTTcatttctcattattattgttacaGTGCATAAATAAATCAACATACAGCTTTCATTATATTGACTATGTTAGAAAAAATTTACCTAGAAGATACTTGGATAAATGTctcagtgttttgtggtttttccaGTAGAATTGTTTCTGTTATTAAAGAATATAAGATGAGTTTGCAGTGCTTTCTGCATTCCCTGCCTTGTGTCTCAACATTAGATACAAATCTGCTGTAACCTTGGGACTCAGTAGTAATGAATAAGCTATTAACTATACTGAGGGTGAGTGTAACAATGTATAATCTCAACAATTCTGTAGCATAGGCTATTAAAGTTACAACTGAGAAAAGAAACCAACCAAAGTaggaaaaaaacccataaaattaaataaaaacaaggccAATTTTGCCTGATGTTGAAAGATTGAGAAGATTCACAGTGCAGGACAAGCAATTTAATTGAAGAAAAGCAGTGTATTCATTCAATATTACCCCACTTTGCTTATAGTTCTGTTTTAGGTATTACTTTGATGTCAACATTACCTTAGCTAGTGCTGCTCTATCTTTCATGTTCTAGAAATTATTGTACATTggggatttctattttttttcttttttgtccaaAAATGGCACCAGCAAAATGTGAAGCATTCCAAACCTGTTACTTCAACTCACTGTAAGGTTTGTCTGTAAGGTGAGATCTTTTTCATTGTTCTCCCAAATAGAGTAGGTGGCCTGGTTGCTAGCCAAATGGTCAAAATCAAAGCAGAATCTTAGGGTATTTGTACTAACACAAGCTCTGCTACCTCAGGTCATCTGAAAGAGGAGAAGATGGAGGGAGCATGTGTAGGTCTTCCAGGAAGAGATGAGAGTCTTGAACACCAAGTGAAAAGGTAAAGATAGAATCTGAGTGGTaagaataaagaagtaaaatggaAGTGCGGTTATAGCCAGACAATAATAGGCAGAGTTTGTTCCAGACGTTCATTGCTAATAGCCTTAGGGTATCTTTCATTAATAGAGTGACTTTATCACTTCAGTTTATCATCCGTTATGATTTACAGATATGAGAGGGAGGAGAACAAACCAAACTTTTCtgactccaattaaaagatactttGCAAGATAGAGTACATGAGAAATTTGCAGTGCGCTTACTTAGTGCCTCTGCTTTCCAAGGAATGAGAAGGACCTAACCAAATGGTCCTGTCCACACTCTAGAAATCAGAAACTATGTTGCTTCATTGCTTTATGaaagtatattttagaatttaaaaagatgTCTGTGGTTATCCTGGCATACCATATTCAGTGATTGCTTTTTTATGTTGGGCTATCAGGCAGTCTTAGGTGTCTCAGTTTATATTCAAGAGATTTAAAGGAAATTAAGTAAGAAATCTGCTCTGAGATTCCTTAAGTGTCTTTGAGGAGCTTAATGGGAGGAGGAGGATAAGAAAGGCAGAATCCAGCCAGTCACCTTTGCTTTTGGCaaggtttgtttttaaaactacagCTTTTAATACCTTATATTCCTGATTCTCATTTAAAAGTATCATGCAAAACAGAAGATAGTGCTAAAACAGAACAAGGTTAAGATAGTAGTTTATGCATGGcgaaaaacaaattataaaaatagacagCTATGGTCAACATTCAAATTGATCCAAATATCAAACAACCTTAAAGAATCAAGCAAGGACTTTTATCTGAATTTTTAGAATTTCTTGGAGCAATGATAAGTGGAAATATAAAGAGCAAAGATAATGGAAATTCTGAAGTCCCATAAAGGGGCAATTTTAGATAGGCAACACTGCATGTAAAACTTTTATCAAACTTAAGATTTCAGATTGAAAACTAGAGGCAGAGGGATCCTTTCAAGGCACTTTCAAGACATGATAGagtgtcatttttaaaagcatagttCTTTTGAGTTCTGGCCTGCTTCTTAGCTCTTTGGGCTCAGGTAAGTCCCTCtgaggtttctctttttttcatctaTAAGGTAACAATTAAAGAACTACCTACATACTTTTAGACCAGTGCTGTGGAGgtataagggaaaaaaagaaatacacaaaagtgTTACAAAAGTGAAATGTGCCACACAAATATGAAGTTGTTACTGCTTACCTGAGGAGACAGTCTTGCTTCTGTGCTCTGCAGGACTCTGGCTATTGCTTTCTACAGCAGCATAAAATAGTCTGGCACTTGCAACATCTTCTAGATATCACCTCCTTATCCTTTGACCACTTCATCTTTAGTCTGTCCACTTAAGCAAATGCCATGCTCGTTAGCACTCCTTCACAAACTAACAAGGCTTAAGAGGCAAAAATAAACTAGCAGGTGATTATATGAGTAGTTTATGTTTTTCCTGGGAAGTGATCTCATCTCTGGTGTCTTTTGAGATACTGTGAGTGTCTTGTTGGTAGCCGAACTCCATAATATTCAGGAGACCTAAATGCTGGGATTGATCCCTTTCCACCCCTCTATCATCTTTGGCCAATTAAGTTTTCTCAGTTTCATAGTTACAGGTGTCTCTTCTGACCCCAACCAGCCATCTGAACATGATTGCCCAGAGTCAAAGGACATTCCAGAAGAAAGATGCTGGAAAAgtcat
Above is a window of Papio anubis isolate 15944 chromosome 13, Panubis1.0, whole genome shotgun sequence DNA encoding:
- the LOC116270097 gene encoding LOW QUALITY PROTEIN: putative inactive deoxyuridine 5'-triphosphate nucleotidohydrolase-like protein FLJ16323 (The sequence of the model RefSeq protein was modified relative to this genomic sequence to represent the inferred CDS: inserted 11 bases in 8 codons; deleted 4 bases in 3 codons; substituted 11 bases at 11 genomic stop codons), coding for INLFLILLQGDLHTFTRVTVQWGKGNNQTFSGLLDTGSELTLILGDAKHHCGPPVRVQVYGGXVINGVLAQFQLTVGPVGPQTHPMVISPAPECIIGIAILSSWENLHIGSLTDRVGTIMMGKAKWKPLELPLPRKLVNQKQYCIPEEIVEISATIKDFKDTGVVIPTTSPFSPPIWPVWKTDRSWRMTADYYKLSQLVTPTAAAVPDVVSLLEQINTIRGTXYVAIDLENAFFSIPVPRAYRMQLAFSXQGQQYTFTVLPQGYINSPALCHNPVQRDLDRFSPPQDISLVCYIDDIVLIRSSEQEVANTMHLLVRHLHGRGWEINSTKIERTTTLVKFLGAQXRGVCRDIPSMVKDKLPHLAPPTTKKEAQCLVDIFGFWRQHIPHLLFTRPIYHVTXKADSFDWGTEQEKALKQQIQAAVQAALXLGPYDPADPMVLEVSVANRDAVWSTWQATIGESXQRSLGFWSKALPSSADNYSPFQRQLLACYWALVETDLLTMGHQVTLRPELPVMNWVLSALSSHNMGHAXQHSIIKXKWYIHDPAQAGHEGTSKLHXEMAQMLMVFTPATLPSLPQPAPMSSXGVPCAQLTKEEKTRAWFTDGSARYAGTTQKWTAAALXPLSRTSQKDRGXKSSQWAELRAMHLVVHFAWKEKWPDMRLXDSWAVENGLAGXSGTWNKHDWKISDKEIWGRGMWMDLSEWSKTVKIFVSHVSAHQRVTSAEDFNNQVDRITRSVDTTQPLSPATSVIAQQAHEQSDHGGRDGGYAWAQQHGHPLTKADLATATAECPLSQQQRXTLSPQYGTILQGDQPATWWKVDYIGPLPSWKGMRLILTGIDSYSGYGFTYPACNASAKTTVHALTECLIHHHGIPHSIASDQGTHFIAKEVWKWACAQRIHXSYYVLHHPEVAGLIEQWNGLLKSQLQYQLSDNTLQGWGKILQKDVYALNQHPIYGTVSPIARIHRSRNQGVEVEVEVAPLTITPSNPLAKFLLPVPTTLCSAGLEVFVPQGETLPSGDITKVPLNWMLKSPPGHFGLLLPLSQQAKXGVTVLAGVIDPEYQDEISLLLHNEGKEEYEWNTGDPLGCLLVLPCPVIKVNGKLQQPNPGRTTNGPDPSGMNAGVTPPGKKPXPAEVLAESKGNTEWSKWKQASTSDVRLITAPWNATNSGTSQVVFHI